A genomic stretch from Spongiibacter nanhainus includes:
- a CDS encoding adenosine kinase: MSKAKKYHVYGIGAALVDTEIQVNDDELAAMEVDKGLMTLVDEARQQQLLDQLEGHLVHSSQASGGSACNSVVAAAYFGANSYFSGKVADDEFGRIFLNDIRAAGVASDFDSPRDAGVTGKCLVLISPDAERSMNTHLGISAELSHKELDEDALADSAFFYIEGYLVTSDSGRAAAIRGREVAEANKVKTALSFSDPGIVAHFRDGLAEMLGGGVDILFCNEDEALSWAGCDDIEEAMDSLMEVARTFAVTLGAKGSLVFDGETVHRIDAHPVKAVDTNGAGDMFAGAFLYALSQGHDYRQAGELASHAAGVVVSQYGPRLPGPMHSDIKAAVLGSAA, encoded by the coding sequence ATGAGCAAAGCGAAAAAATATCACGTTTACGGCATCGGTGCGGCCCTGGTCGACACAGAAATTCAAGTCAACGACGACGAACTGGCGGCCATGGAGGTGGACAAAGGTTTGATGACCCTGGTGGACGAAGCCCGTCAACAGCAGCTGTTGGACCAGTTGGAGGGCCATCTGGTTCACTCCAGCCAGGCTAGTGGGGGATCGGCTTGCAACTCGGTAGTGGCGGCGGCGTATTTCGGCGCCAACAGCTATTTCTCGGGCAAAGTTGCCGACGACGAATTTGGCCGCATATTCCTGAATGATATTCGCGCCGCCGGCGTGGCATCCGACTTTGACAGCCCCCGGGACGCCGGCGTCACCGGTAAATGCCTGGTACTGATCAGCCCCGATGCCGAGCGCAGCATGAACACCCATTTGGGCATCAGTGCCGAGTTATCTCATAAAGAGTTGGACGAAGATGCCCTGGCAGACTCCGCCTTTTTTTATATCGAGGGTTATCTGGTGACTTCGGACAGTGGTCGCGCGGCGGCCATCCGCGGGCGGGAAGTCGCCGAGGCAAACAAGGTGAAAACGGCATTGAGCTTTTCCGACCCGGGGATTGTGGCGCACTTTCGCGACGGCCTGGCAGAAATGTTGGGGGGCGGCGTCGACATATTGTTCTGCAACGAGGACGAGGCGTTGAGCTGGGCGGGTTGTGACGATATTGAGGAAGCCATGGACAGCTTGATGGAAGTGGCCCGCACCTTTGCCGTTACCCTGGGTGCGAAAGGCTCCTTGGTGTTTGACGGTGAGACCGTTCACCGCATCGACGCCCATCCGGTGAAAGCGGTGGATACCAACGGCGCCGGGGACATGTTTGCCGGCGCGTTTTTGTATGCCCTCAGCCAGGGCCACGATTACCGTCAAGCAGGTGAATTGGCCAGCCACGCCGCCGGTGTGGTGGTGTCGCAATACGGACCCAGATTACCCGGCCCAATGCACAGCGATATCAAAGCCGCCGTTTTGGGCAGTGCCGCGTAG